A part of Parvimonas micra genomic DNA contains:
- the gcvH gene encoding glycine cleavage system protein GcvH, giving the protein MRVEKGLLYTKDHDWVKVEGNVVTVGLADYAQDHLGDIVYVELPEVDDEVEAGDSLASVESVKAASDINAPVSGKVIEVNELLDDEPGEINKDCYAAWVCKIEMSNPAELEELTNDADYEASL; this is encoded by the coding sequence ATGAGAGTAGAAAAAGGATTACTTTATACTAAAGATCATGATTGGGTAAAAGTTGAAGGAAATGTAGTAACAGTTGGACTAGCTGATTATGCACAAGATCACTTAGGAGATATTGTTTATGTTGAACTTCCAGAAGTTGATGATGAAGTTGAAGCAGGTGATTCTTTAGCATCTGTAGAATCTGTAAAAGCTGCAAGTGATATTAATGCTCCTGTTTCAGGAAAAGTTATTGAAGTTAATGAACTATTAGATGATGAACCTGGTGAAATTAATAAAGATTGTTATGCTGCATGGGTTTGCAAAATTGAAATGTCTAATCCGGCTGAATTAGAAGAATTAACTAATGACGCTGATTATGAAGCATCATTATAA
- a CDS encoding DMT family transporter encodes MVDNSRNKNFKLGIIFMIISTLGFSFMQIFVKLTSGKFTLMQQVFMRNFVMLIICVVYILIRGSSFLGEKRNRKLLLMRSAFGYMGVIFNFYAINHMIVADAGILQRTSPIFVVLIACFLFKEKFTLERFLTLTFSFIGAIFVVRPQFNSRLFPAMVAMSSALSASIAYMCVSKIGKAEKTETIIFIFSLFSTICSFPFIFKNLNIPDLKIFIYLILIGVASAVGQFGLTISYQYANASEVSIFNYLGIVFVVILGKVILDESVSIYSLIGIVLIFSMSLMSYIINSRKNKEKKL; translated from the coding sequence ATGGTAGATAATTCCAGAAATAAAAATTTTAAATTAGGTATTATTTTTATGATTATTTCCACACTTGGTTTTAGTTTTATGCAAATTTTTGTAAAATTGACATCAGGTAAATTTACACTTATGCAACAGGTTTTTATGAGAAATTTTGTAATGTTAATTATTTGTGTTGTGTATATCTTGATAAGAGGAAGTAGTTTTTTAGGAGAAAAAAGAAATAGAAAATTGCTTCTTATGAGATCTGCTTTCGGATATATGGGGGTGATTTTCAATTTTTATGCTATAAATCATATGATTGTTGCAGATGCAGGAATATTGCAAAGAACTAGTCCTATTTTTGTAGTTCTAATCGCTTGTTTTTTATTTAAAGAAAAATTTACACTGGAAAGATTTTTAACTTTAACATTTTCTTTTATAGGTGCAATTTTTGTAGTAAGGCCACAATTTAATTCCAGATTATTTCCTGCAATGGTTGCAATGAGTTCTGCACTTAGTGCATCTATAGCCTATATGTGTGTATCAAAAATAGGAAAAGCAGAAAAAACTGAAACTATAATTTTTATATTCTCTTTGTTTTCAACTATTTGTAGCTTCCCATTTATATTTAAGAATTTAAATATTCCTGATTTGAAAATTTTTATATACTTAATTTTAATAGGTGTTGCGTCCGCTGTTGGACAATTTGGGTTGACGATTAGTTATCAATATGCAAATGCCTCTGAGGTAAGTATATTTAATTATTTAGGAATAGTATTTGTTGTTATTTTAGGAAAAGTAATACTTGACGAGTCAGTAAGTATATACAGTTTAATAGGAATTGTACTTATTTTTTCTATGTCATTGATGTCATATATAATAAATTCTCGAAAGAATAAAGAGAAAAAACTGTAA
- a CDS encoding 3D domain-containing protein encodes MKRAIFRSVLACLCVYATFSGFSSKSLANEKVKGFVISSESETKTIEKVNSRILDNTNGSASKISYVVNIEDKISFSLAGLLSLDKGGVVIPVKGSNIDEVSKSILKNSEQVYVVGDKSSISDDILNDLGVKFQRIGSDKSEDTNYHVNKFLDNRDLLVVDLKNDSDILGAVHYARIYNMNLYIFDSTKEINEKIISEVKNEKNIYFYDGVNSLSDKTKAKIYDLSGKDKKDIKSYSLDGKDLFKIFKDRFSLRKSDNVVLSENKNLTDMLSSYIFADKSEYNYLLMDSKSMNLDVEKLVNESGAKNLHYVSTDELGKYINFRSLLSSINKEEATGFEVNEDKGEITLSNSNTDKKDENTVSEQVTVKSNEKLVDGKVVPKEEKKASEKTDTEKSSNDSSNDKSSDRSFDYSKVLVMNATSYTNDPSENGGYGTTRLGTPLRYGVVAVDPKVIPLGTKLYIEGYGYAVAEDTGGAIKGNRIDLCFTSRAQADNFGRRNVKVYILK; translated from the coding sequence TTGAAAAGAGCAATATTTAGAAGTGTTTTAGCATGTTTGTGTGTTTATGCTACATTTTCTGGATTTTCATCTAAGTCACTTGCAAACGAAAAGGTAAAAGGATTTGTAATCTCATCAGAGTCCGAAACCAAAACTATTGAAAAGGTAAATAGCAGAATTTTAGATAACACTAATGGTAGTGCATCTAAGATTTCTTATGTAGTTAATATAGAGGATAAAATTAGCTTCAGTTTGGCAGGTTTACTTTCATTAGATAAAGGTGGAGTTGTTATTCCGGTTAAGGGTAGCAATATTGATGAAGTTTCGAAATCTATTTTAAAAAATAGTGAGCAAGTGTATGTTGTTGGAGATAAAAGTTCAATTTCAGATGATATTTTGAATGATTTAGGTGTTAAATTTCAAAGAATAGGTTCCGATAAATCTGAAGACACAAATTATCATGTAAATAAGTTTTTGGATAATCGTGATTTATTGGTTGTTGATTTAAAAAATGATTCTGATATTTTAGGTGCTGTTCATTATGCGCGAATTTATAATATGAATTTGTATATTTTTGATTCAACTAAGGAAATTAATGAAAAAATAATTTCAGAAGTAAAAAATGAAAAAAATATATACTTCTATGATGGTGTAAATTCTTTATCAGATAAAACAAAGGCTAAAATATATGATTTATCTGGAAAGGATAAAAAAGATATAAAGAGTTATTCTTTAGATGGAAAAGACTTATTTAAGATATTCAAGGATAGATTTTCATTAAGAAAAAGTGATAATGTTGTTTTATCAGAAAATAAAAATTTAACAGATATGTTGAGTTCTTATATTTTTGCTGATAAGAGTGAATATAATTATTTGTTAATGGATTCAAAGTCTATGAATTTAGACGTCGAAAAACTTGTTAATGAGTCCGGTGCAAAAAATTTACATTATGTATCAACTGATGAGTTGGGGAAATATATAAATTTTAGATCTTTATTATCATCAATAAATAAAGAAGAAGCTACAGGATTTGAAGTTAATGAAGACAAGGGTGAGATAACTCTATCAAATTCAAATACTGATAAAAAAGATGAAAATACAGTTTCAGAACAAGTTACAGTAAAATCTAATGAAAAATTAGTTGACGGTAAGGTTGTTCCGAAAGAAGAAAAAAAAGCGTCTGAAAAAACTGATACTGAAAAATCAAGTAATGATTCATCTAACGACAAGAGTAGTGATAGAAGCTTTGATTATAGTAAAGTTTTGGTTATGAATGCTACATCATATACTAATGATCCATCAGAAAACGGCGGCTATGGTACAACTAGATTGGGAACTCCTCTTAGATATGGAGTAGTTGCAGTTGATCCTAAAGTAATTCCTTTGGGAACGAAGTTATATATTGAAGGGTATGGTTATGCTGTTGCAGAAGACACAGGTGGTGCTATAAAGGGAAATAGAATTGATCTTTGTTTTACAAGCAGAGCTCAAGCCGATAATTTTGGAAGAAGAAATGTAAAAGTTTATATTTTAAAATAA